Proteins encoded together in one Streptomyces sp. B1I3 window:
- the pstB gene encoding phosphate ABC transporter ATP-binding protein PstB, which yields MAKRIDIGGLTAYYGSHKAIEDISMTVEPRSVTAFIGPSGCGKSTFLRTLNRMHEVTPGGRVEGKVMLDDENLYGAGVDPVTVRRTVGMVFQRPNPFPTMSIFDNVAAGLRLNGSYRKNQLSDVVEKSLKGANLWNEVKDRLNKPGSGLSGGQQQRLCIARAIAVEPDVLLMDEPCSALDPISTLAIEDLIGELKERFTIVIVTHNMQQAARVSDRTAFFNLSAVGKPGRLIEIDETERIFSNPSVQATEDYISGRFG from the coding sequence ATGGCCAAGCGCATCGACATCGGCGGACTGACCGCCTACTACGGCTCCCACAAGGCCATCGAGGACATCTCGATGACCGTGGAACCCCGCTCCGTGACCGCCTTCATCGGCCCGTCCGGCTGCGGCAAGTCCACCTTCCTGCGCACCCTGAACCGCATGCACGAGGTGACCCCCGGCGGCCGCGTCGAGGGCAAGGTGATGCTGGACGACGAGAACCTCTACGGGGCCGGGGTCGACCCCGTCACCGTGCGCCGCACGGTCGGCATGGTCTTCCAGCGTCCGAACCCGTTCCCGACCATGTCGATCTTCGACAACGTCGCGGCCGGCCTCCGGCTGAACGGCTCCTACCGCAAGAACCAGCTGTCGGACGTCGTCGAGAAGTCCCTCAAGGGCGCCAACCTCTGGAACGAGGTCAAGGACCGCCTGAACAAGCCCGGCTCCGGCCTCTCCGGTGGCCAGCAGCAGCGCCTGTGCATCGCCCGCGCCATCGCGGTCGAGCCGGACGTGCTGCTGATGGACGAGCCGTGCTCGGCTCTCGACCCGATCTCGACCCTCGCCATCGAGGACCTGATCGGCGAGCTGAAGGAACGCTTCACGATCGTCATCGTGACGCACAACATGCAGCAGGCGGCACGCGTCTCGGACCGTACGGCCTTCTTCAACCTCTCGGCGGTCGGCAAGCCCGGCCGGCTCATCGAGATCGACGAGACGGAGCGGATCTTCTCCAACCCGTCCGTGCAGGCCACCGAGGACTACATCTCGGGCCGCTTCGGATAA
- a CDS encoding inorganic phosphate transporter, whose protein sequence is MDTFALIVTVGVALGFTYTNGFHDSANAIATSVSTRALTPRAALAMAAVMNLAGAFLGQGVAKTVSEGLIATPEGQKGMGILFAALVGAIIWNLVTWYYGLPSSSSHALFGGMVGAALAGGTLVHWDGVLEKIVIPMFLSPIVGLVVGYLVMVAIMWMFRNSNPHKAKRGFRIAQTVSAAGMALGHGLQDAQKTMGIVVMALVIADVEGPNDEIPVWVKIACAAMLSLGTYAGGWRIMRTLGRKIIELDPPQGFAAETTGASIMFGSAFLFHAPISTTHVITSAIMGVGATKRVNAVRWGVAKNIILGWFITMPAAALVAATSYGIVVLLFG, encoded by the coding sequence GTGGACACCTTTGCGCTGATCGTGACCGTCGGTGTCGCGCTCGGCTTCACGTATACGAACGGCTTCCACGACTCGGCGAACGCCATCGCCACCTCGGTCTCCACCCGGGCGCTGACCCCGCGTGCGGCTCTGGCGATGGCCGCCGTGATGAACCTCGCAGGCGCCTTCCTGGGCCAAGGGGTCGCCAAGACCGTCAGCGAAGGCCTCATCGCCACGCCCGAGGGTCAGAAGGGGATGGGCATCCTCTTCGCGGCGCTGGTCGGCGCGATCATCTGGAACCTCGTCACCTGGTACTACGGCCTGCCGTCCTCCTCCTCGCACGCCCTGTTCGGCGGCATGGTCGGCGCCGCACTGGCCGGCGGGACGCTGGTGCACTGGGACGGGGTGCTCGAGAAGATCGTCATCCCGATGTTCCTGTCGCCCATCGTCGGCCTGGTCGTCGGCTACCTGGTGATGGTCGCGATCATGTGGATGTTCCGCAACTCCAACCCGCACAAGGCCAAGCGCGGTTTCCGCATCGCGCAGACGGTCTCGGCGGCGGGCATGGCGCTCGGACACGGTCTGCAGGACGCCCAGAAGACGATGGGCATCGTGGTGATGGCCCTGGTCATCGCCGATGTCGAGGGCCCGAACGACGAGATCCCGGTCTGGGTGAAGATCGCCTGTGCGGCGATGCTGTCCCTGGGTACGTACGCGGGTGGCTGGCGCATCATGCGCACGCTCGGCCGCAAGATCATCGAGCTGGACCCGCCGCAGGGTTTCGCGGCGGAGACGACCGGTGCGTCGATCATGTTCGGCTCGGCGTTCCTGTTCCACGCCCCGATCTCCACGACTCACGTGATCACCTCGGCGATCATGGGTGTGGGCGCCACGAAGCGGGTGAACGCGGTGCGCTGGGGGGTGGCCAAGAACATCATCCTGGGGTGGTTCATCACGATGCCGGCCGCGGCGCTGGTCGCCGCGACCAGCTACGGAATCGTGGTCCTGCTCTTCGGCTGA
- a CDS encoding DUF47 domain-containing protein, giving the protein MRFRLTPRETSFYDMFSASADNIVTGSKLLMELLGADSASRAEIAERMRAAEHAGDDATHAIFHQLNSSFITPFDREDIYNLASSLDDIMDFMEEAVDLVVLYQIEELPKGVEQQIEVLARAAELTAEAMPSLRTMENLTEYWIEVNRLENQADQIHRKLLAQLFNGKYDAMDVLKLKQIVDVLEEAADAFEHVANTVETIAVKES; this is encoded by the coding sequence GTGCGCTTTCGTCTGACCCCCAGGGAGACGAGCTTCTACGACATGTTTTCCGCATCCGCGGACAACATCGTCACGGGCTCGAAACTCCTGATGGAACTGCTCGGGGCGGATTCTGCCTCCCGAGCCGAGATCGCGGAGCGTATGCGGGCAGCGGAGCACGCGGGCGACGACGCCACCCACGCGATCTTCCACCAGCTGAACTCCTCCTTCATCACGCCGTTCGACCGCGAGGACATCTACAACCTCGCCTCCTCGCTCGACGACATCATGGACTTCATGGAGGAGGCCGTCGACCTGGTCGTGCTGTACCAGATCGAGGAACTCCCGAAGGGTGTCGAGCAGCAGATCGAGGTGCTGGCCCGGGCGGCGGAACTGACCGCCGAGGCCATGCCGAGCCTGCGGACCATGGAGAACCTCACCGAGTACTGGATCGAGGTCAACCGCCTGGAGAACCAGGCCGACCAGATCCACCGCAAGCTGCTGGCGCAGCTCTTCAACGGCAAGTACGACGCCATGGACGTGCTGAAGCTCAAGCAGATCGTGGATGTGCTGGAAGAGGCGGCTGACGCGTTCGAGCACGTCGCCAATACCGTGGAGACCATCGCGGTCAAGGAGTCCTGA
- a CDS encoding metal-sensitive transcriptional regulator — translation MTTTEATEATEAAGTDAVVTDHDRGIHGYHHQKDEHLKRLRRIEGQIRGLQRMVDEDVYCIDILTQVSASTKALQSFALQLLEEHLRHCVADAAVKGGDEIDAKVEEATKAIARLLRT, via the coding sequence ATGACCACCACCGAGGCCACCGAGGCCACCGAGGCGGCCGGTACGGACGCGGTCGTCACCGACCACGACCGCGGTATCCACGGCTACCACCACCAGAAGGACGAGCACCTCAAGCGCCTGCGCCGCATCGAGGGACAGATCCGTGGCCTGCAGCGGATGGTGGACGAGGACGTCTACTGCATCGACATACTCACCCAGGTCTCGGCCTCCACCAAGGCCCTGCAGTCCTTCGCCCTCCAGCTGCTGGAGGAGCACCTGCGCCACTGCGTCGCGGACGCCGCCGTCAAGGGCGGCGACGAGATCGACGCGAAGGTCGAAGAGGCCACGAAGGCGATCGCCCGCCTGCTCCGCACGTGA
- a CDS encoding MerR family transcriptional regulator, with the protein MAWPISEVARMSGVTARTLRHYDDIGLLPPAWTGSSGHRHYEEHQLLRLQQVLVLRELGVGLPEIGRILAEQVDELEALRGHHRRLLAERDRLDTLAGTVSRTIAELERSRKDGATLNSINRPENLFEGVRTTQYAESLAGFPELAGEVEQHTSGWSDAEAETAHRERTAQMIRLAELMAAGSTADAEPVQAHIDAQYRALTALRTVTADEYRAIGRSCVDNARWRAAYEAIAPGLAGYQRDAIEAYAASLTG; encoded by the coding sequence ATGGCCTGGCCGATCTCGGAAGTCGCCCGCATGTCGGGCGTCACGGCCCGCACCCTGCGGCACTACGACGACATCGGTCTGCTGCCGCCTGCCTGGACGGGGAGCAGCGGCCATCGTCACTACGAGGAGCACCAGCTGCTTCGGCTGCAGCAGGTCCTCGTACTCCGGGAGCTGGGCGTGGGACTGCCCGAGATCGGGCGGATCCTCGCCGAGCAGGTCGACGAACTGGAGGCGCTGCGCGGTCACCACCGCCGGCTGCTCGCCGAGCGCGACCGGCTCGACACCCTGGCCGGCACCGTCTCCCGCACGATCGCCGAACTGGAGAGATCCAGGAAGGACGGCGCAACCTTGAACAGCATCAACCGACCGGAGAACCTGTTCGAAGGCGTCCGGACCACCCAGTACGCAGAGAGCCTGGCCGGCTTCCCCGAGCTGGCGGGAGAGGTGGAGCAGCACACCTCGGGCTGGAGCGACGCCGAGGCAGAGACCGCGCACCGCGAGCGTACGGCGCAGATGATCCGGCTGGCGGAGCTGATGGCCGCCGGCAGCACGGCGGACGCCGAACCGGTGCAGGCTCACATCGACGCCCAGTACAGGGCCCTGACCGCACTGCGCACCGTCACCGCCGACGAGTACCGCGCGATCGGGCGCTCCTGTGTGGACAACGCCCGGTGGCGTGCGGCGTACGAGGCGATCGCCCCGGGTCTCGCCGGATACCAGCGTGACGCCATCGAGGCGTACGCCGCTTCCCTGACCGGCTGA
- a CDS encoding phosphatase PAP2 family protein, translating into MAGLALDGSNPDVSLLYDINGLAKAAPTWFDRVMEFVGEYGIMLGMVLVVLWCWWSVRRRGTAEDSVTAVAGLVWAPLAAGIALIVNIPIRGFVERPRPFNDHQGLDVLVAGKDDFSFVSDHATMAMAIAVGLFVANRKFGLAAIALALLEGFCRVYMGVHYPTDVIGGFALGTAVALLLAPLAMMLLTPVVAAVARAGSVGRLVRSRRPATAGTDGQGDSRGIPEPRPGSGRGGTPDEKDLAA; encoded by the coding sequence ATGGCTGGACTCGCACTCGATGGGTCGAACCCGGACGTCAGCCTGCTCTACGACATCAATGGGCTGGCGAAGGCCGCTCCTACCTGGTTCGACCGGGTCATGGAGTTCGTCGGTGAATACGGGATCATGCTCGGCATGGTCCTGGTGGTCCTGTGGTGCTGGTGGAGCGTTCGCCGACGCGGGACGGCCGAGGACTCGGTGACAGCGGTCGCCGGACTGGTCTGGGCGCCTCTCGCCGCCGGAATCGCGTTGATCGTCAACATTCCGATCCGGGGGTTCGTGGAGAGGCCCCGCCCGTTCAACGATCACCAGGGGCTGGACGTCCTGGTGGCGGGCAAGGACGACTTCTCCTTCGTGAGCGACCACGCGACGATGGCGATGGCCATTGCCGTCGGTCTCTTCGTGGCCAACCGCAAGTTCGGTCTGGCGGCGATCGCGCTGGCGCTGCTGGAAGGCTTCTGCCGCGTCTACATGGGCGTGCACTACCCGACCGACGTGATCGGCGGTTTCGCTCTCGGTACGGCCGTGGCGCTGCTGCTCGCCCCGCTGGCGATGATGCTGCTGACCCCCGTGGTGGCGGCCGTGGCCCGGGCCGGATCGGTCGGACGGCTCGTCCGCTCGCGCAGGCCGGCGACCGCCGGGACCGACGGGCAGGGTGACTCACGCGGCATTCCCGAGCCGCGCCCGGGCTCGGGACGGGGCGGGACGCCCGACGAGAAGGACCTCGCCGCCTAG
- a CDS encoding bifunctional lytic transglycosylase/C40 family peptidase, with product MFVGGGIGLGLCFIALLVVGTYSAAAGISGAGGAVGLAKGAVPARYQPLVEKWGALCPAINPALLAAQLYQESGWNPRAQSNAAAQGIAQFIPGTWATHGIDGDSDGDRDVWDPADAIPSAASYDCELAGYVKKVPGDPTDNMLAAYNAGAYRVIRAGGVPAIEETQNYVKIIRSLEKSFARPVGRVQPSQQAAGAIYFAQKKLGTPYLWGGNGTADQGGRFDCSGLTQAAYRTVDIELPRVANDQYNAGPHPSRDELLPGDLVFFSDDLTNSRAIHHVGLYVGGGYMINAPYTGAVIRFDKIDTPDYFGATRVTKDGAAALPTALPES from the coding sequence GTGTTCGTCGGCGGTGGGATCGGGCTCGGCCTGTGTTTCATTGCGCTGCTCGTCGTCGGTACGTACTCCGCCGCCGCCGGGATCAGTGGGGCGGGCGGGGCCGTAGGGCTGGCCAAGGGGGCCGTGCCGGCGCGGTACCAGCCGCTCGTGGAGAAGTGGGGTGCCCTCTGCCCGGCCATCAATCCCGCGCTTCTAGCGGCGCAGTTGTACCAGGAGAGCGGCTGGAACCCTCGCGCGCAGAGCAACGCCGCGGCGCAGGGCATCGCGCAGTTCATCCCCGGGACCTGGGCTACGCACGGCATCGACGGGGACAGCGACGGCGACCGGGATGTGTGGGACCCGGCCGACGCGATTCCCTCGGCCGCCTCGTACGACTGCGAGCTCGCGGGGTACGTCAAGAAGGTCCCGGGTGACCCGACCGACAACATGCTCGCCGCGTACAACGCCGGGGCCTACCGGGTGATCAGGGCGGGCGGGGTACCCGCGATCGAGGAGACCCAGAACTACGTCAAGATCATCCGTTCCCTGGAGAAGAGCTTCGCGAGGCCGGTCGGTCGGGTCCAGCCGTCGCAGCAGGCGGCCGGGGCCATCTACTTCGCACAGAAGAAGCTCGGTACCCCTTATCTCTGGGGCGGTAACGGCACGGCCGACCAGGGAGGGCGGTTCGACTGTTCCGGGCTGACCCAGGCCGCGTACCGGACCGTGGACATCGAGTTGCCCCGGGTGGCGAACGATCAGTACAACGCCGGCCCCCACCCCTCACGGGATGAGCTGCTCCCCGGGGACCTGGTGTTCTTCTCGGACGATCTGACCAACTCGCGGGCCATCCACCACGTGGGGCTGTACGTCGGGGGCGGGTACATGATCAACGCGCCGTACACCGGCGCCGTCATCCGGTTCGACAAGATCGACACCCCTGACTACTTCGGTGCGACCAGGGTCACGAAGGACGGGGCGGCGGCGCTTCCCACCGCCCTCCCGGAGAGTTGA
- a CDS encoding alpha/beta hydrolase: protein MTPALTWVQLRDVKCTELEGAADGWGRASNRADAARDRIEQHLLTGLRTTQEGEAAESAVARLRQLSRNLQYVYTECGLIRTTLNSLAHEMKAQQKALADALGDAAALRFTVHADGSVTYPAAGEGLVDGKPLRGGTASSGAFPDLVQPSGLVAPNPNAAKAQDIADRVGAAVRTAAEIDWRFARILRDLKAEAGLKVPDSTWKDAAGDAAAVRGAAAGYLKSGIPQDATPAERRDWWLGLSKEQREEYLAVYPDQIGNLDGIPALVRDAANRDNLQLLIGKLEGRDDGKSVTQLAGLREIDRQLSAGTQPPMFLLGISDEGNGRAIVSYGNPDTARNVAAYVPGLNTSLDRGFAENDLKRARDTAIGALYHDPSSAAIAWLGYDAPQLVDGMDSLAVMGDEKAMVGGRSFNGFMGGLVATNENENPHLTAIGHSYGSRTVGAATQQGGGTPGVDDIVLLGSPGVGVERSSDLGVERGHVFVGAADNDVVTKLPSKQQVIVGAATGPFAYWAGDVADEGDDDLWFGKDPASKAFGARRFSVAEGPDLVGAHGVSFDAHSQYFDPVRDPASANSIALIAAGRSGRVRPEEYR from the coding sequence GTGACGCCGGCACTCACCTGGGTGCAGTTGCGGGACGTGAAGTGCACCGAACTGGAAGGCGCGGCCGACGGGTGGGGCCGGGCGAGCAATCGTGCGGACGCGGCGCGGGACCGGATCGAGCAGCACCTGCTGACCGGGCTGCGCACCACCCAGGAGGGTGAAGCGGCTGAGTCCGCAGTCGCACGGTTGCGGCAGCTGAGCCGCAACCTCCAGTACGTGTACACCGAGTGCGGGCTGATCCGTACCACGCTGAACAGCTTGGCCCACGAGATGAAGGCCCAGCAGAAGGCGCTGGCGGACGCGCTGGGCGACGCCGCCGCGCTGCGGTTCACGGTGCACGCGGACGGGTCGGTGACGTATCCGGCGGCGGGGGAGGGGCTGGTTGACGGGAAGCCGCTCCGGGGCGGTACGGCGTCCTCGGGTGCGTTCCCGGACCTGGTGCAGCCTTCCGGGCTGGTCGCGCCCAACCCGAACGCGGCCAAGGCGCAGGACATCGCGGACCGCGTCGGGGCAGCCGTACGGACGGCGGCCGAGATCGACTGGCGCTTCGCCCGCATCCTGCGGGACCTGAAGGCCGAGGCGGGCCTGAAGGTCCCGGACTCGACGTGGAAGGACGCGGCGGGCGACGCAGCCGCGGTACGGGGTGCGGCGGCGGGTTACCTGAAGTCGGGCATCCCCCAGGACGCGACGCCTGCGGAGCGGCGGGACTGGTGGCTCGGCCTGTCGAAGGAACAACGCGAGGAGTACCTCGCCGTGTACCCGGACCAGATCGGCAACCTGGACGGCATCCCGGCCCTGGTCAGGGATGCGGCGAACCGGGACAACCTGCAGCTGCTGATCGGCAAGCTGGAGGGCCGGGACGACGGGAAGTCGGTCACGCAACTGGCGGGCTTACGGGAGATCGACCGGCAGCTGTCGGCGGGGACCCAGCCGCCGATGTTCCTGCTGGGCATCAGCGATGAGGGGAACGGGCGGGCGATCGTTTCGTACGGGAACCCGGATACGGCGAGGAATGTGGCGGCTTATGTGCCGGGGCTGAATACCTCATTGGATAGAGGCTTCGCAGAGAATGACCTCAAGCGCGCCCGCGACACGGCAATTGGTGCCCTATATCATGATCCATCTAGTGCGGCAATTGCATGGTTAGGGTACGACGCACCCCAGTTGGTGGACGGGATGGATAGTCTGGCAGTGATGGGCGACGAAAAGGCAATGGTGGGTGGGCGTTCCTTCAATGGTTTCATGGGCGGCCTGGTGGCTACGAATGAAAACGAGAATCCGCACCTGACGGCCATTGGTCATTCGTACGGCTCCCGTACGGTTGGCGCCGCAACGCAGCAGGGCGGCGGGACGCCGGGAGTCGACGACATTGTGCTCTTGGGGAGCCCCGGAGTGGGCGTGGAACGCTCGTCGGACCTGGGAGTGGAACGAGGGCATGTTTTCGTCGGCGCTGCGGACAACGATGTGGTGACCAAGCTGCCATCTAAGCAACAGGTGATTGTTGGTGCGGCGACAGGGCCATTCGCCTATTGGGCGGGAGACGTCGCGGACGAGGGAGATGACGACCTATGGTTCGGCAAGGACCCTGCAAGCAAGGCATTTGGTGCAAGACGCTTTTCTGTTGCTGAGGGCCCAGATCTAGTTGGTGCGCATGGAGTCTCGTTCGACGCCCATTCCCAGTATTTTGATCCAGTCAGGGATCCAGCATCAGCAAACAGTATCGCCCTTATTGCAGCTGGACGTTCCGGCAGAGTAAGGCCTGAGGAGTATCGATGA
- a CDS encoding histidine phosphatase family protein has protein sequence MTAAATRYLYIARHAEASPDETELTENGRRQSVLLGRRLADIPLSAVHHGPLPRAAQTARLVGEQLGDIPLHVSEEAGDYVPYVPQREELPPDSADRLLGFVERFPAAERARGPELTRAATARFTGPVDGREPRYELLITHAFLAAWLVRDALDAPAWRWLGLNHANAALTVIRYTPGRPPAPVLVNDMGHLPPELRWTGFPQELRA, from the coding sequence GTGACCGCAGCCGCCACCCGCTACCTCTACATAGCCCGCCACGCCGAAGCATCACCGGACGAGACCGAGCTGACGGAGAACGGCCGGCGCCAGTCCGTACTGCTCGGTCGGCGCCTCGCGGACATCCCCCTCTCCGCCGTCCATCACGGTCCGCTCCCGCGGGCCGCGCAGACCGCCCGCCTGGTCGGCGAGCAACTGGGTGACATCCCCCTGCACGTCTCCGAGGAGGCCGGAGACTACGTCCCGTACGTCCCGCAGCGCGAGGAACTCCCCCCGGATTCGGCGGACCGGCTGCTCGGCTTCGTGGAGCGGTTCCCCGCCGCGGAGCGTGCTCGCGGCCCCGAGCTGACGCGTGCCGCGACCGCCCGTTTCACCGGCCCCGTCGACGGACGCGAACCCCGGTACGAACTGCTGATCACCCACGCCTTTCTGGCGGCCTGGCTGGTGCGGGACGCCCTCGACGCTCCCGCCTGGCGCTGGCTGGGCCTCAACCATGCCAACGCGGCGCTGACCGTCATCCGGTACACCCCCGGCAGACCCCCCGCACCGGTCCTGGTCAACGACATGGGGCACCTCCCGCCCGAACTCCGCTGGACCGGCTTCCCGCAGGAACTCCGCGCCTGA
- a CDS encoding ATP-binding protein, producing the protein MALATVTPPWAYTLQLPQDPRGPGVARATLRTVLRVHGMRHLVDTAELLAGELVTNAYRHSSGPYSLRLRGAGRNRVRVGVWDSCPEIPDPFGGGGVAEAPEVLAERGRGLYLVQEYADSWGAYPIRGGLPGQGGKVLWVECVGEPECRGAPWRDRG; encoded by the coding sequence ATGGCTCTGGCCACCGTAACGCCGCCCTGGGCGTACACCCTCCAACTTCCGCAGGATCCCCGGGGGCCCGGGGTCGCCCGTGCCACGCTGCGGACGGTGCTGCGTGTGCACGGGATGCGGCATCTCGTCGACACCGCCGAGCTGCTGGCCGGCGAGTTGGTGACCAACGCCTACCGGCACTCCTCGGGGCCGTACTCGCTCCGGTTGCGTGGGGCCGGGCGGAACCGGGTCCGGGTCGGTGTGTGGGATTCCTGCCCGGAAATCCCGGATCCGTTCGGAGGGGGAGGCGTGGCAGAGGCGCCTGAGGTGCTCGCCGAGCGGGGGCGAGGGCTGTACCTCGTGCAGGAATACGCGGACAGCTGGGGTGCGTACCCGATCAGGGGTGGTCTACCGGGTCAGGGCGGCAAGGTGCTGTGGGTCGAATGCGTAGGCGAACCGGAGTGTCGTGGGGCGCCTTGGCGTGACCGTGGATGA
- a CDS encoding helix-turn-helix transcriptional regulator — translation MTGRAAPTARRARLGAELRKLRERAGMTTTQAAKLLGTSSGQLSNIEVARFGVSAERVRVAAGAYSCTDQALIKALVAMTGDRRRGWWEEYREILPPRLLDLAEIEDHGTSLRAAHSMHIPGLLQTVDHAREIHRQAVPEMSPPEIEHRVSYRVKRQNVLYRANAVPYRALIHEAALRMRFGGPAVARTQLRHLLDVGERDHVTVRVIPFTATNYPGSGQSVYYVHGPVPRLDTAQLDQSHGPVFIDSETQLAQYRLLFERLDAAALTPARSRDLIHEIAQQL, via the coding sequence ATGACAGGCAGGGCGGCTCCCACCGCACGCCGGGCGCGACTGGGTGCGGAGCTGCGCAAACTACGTGAACGCGCGGGGATGACCACCACGCAAGCGGCGAAACTGCTCGGCACGAGCTCGGGTCAGCTGAGCAACATAGAGGTCGCCCGGTTCGGCGTCAGCGCGGAGCGTGTCCGGGTCGCGGCGGGCGCCTACTCCTGCACCGACCAGGCTCTGATCAAAGCCCTGGTGGCCATGACCGGTGACCGCCGACGCGGTTGGTGGGAGGAGTACCGGGAAATCCTGCCACCCAGACTCCTCGACCTGGCCGAGATCGAGGATCACGGTACAAGCCTGCGGGCAGCCCACAGCATGCATATCCCCGGCCTTCTCCAGACGGTGGATCACGCGCGCGAGATCCACCGTCAAGCCGTCCCGGAAATGTCACCGCCGGAGATCGAGCACCGGGTCTCGTACCGCGTGAAGCGCCAGAACGTGCTGTACCGAGCGAACGCCGTCCCCTATCGGGCCCTCATCCATGAGGCCGCCCTGCGGATGAGGTTCGGGGGCCCGGCTGTCGCCCGCACCCAGCTCCGGCACCTGCTGGATGTCGGCGAGCGAGACCACGTGACGGTTCGAGTGATCCCCTTCACGGCCACGAACTACCCGGGCTCAGGCCAGTCCGTCTACTACGTGCACGGCCCGGTTCCCCGTCTCGACACCGCTCAGCTCGACCAGTCACACGGGCCGGTCTTCATCGACTCCGAGACCCAGCTGGCCCAGTACCGGCTTCTCTTCGAGCGCCTCGACGCCGCAGCGTTGACCCCTGCCCGTTCACGCGACCTCATCCACGAGATCGCTCAGCAGCTGTGA
- a CDS encoding DUF397 domain-containing protein, whose product MTMTVSDWQKSSYCAQGEACVHVGSSPGTVALTESSDPTGAILRTTPTAWAALIRSVKEVQPRG is encoded by the coding sequence ATGACGATGACCGTTTCCGACTGGCAGAAGTCCTCGTACTGCGCGCAGGGCGAAGCCTGCGTACACGTCGGCAGTTCTCCGGGGACGGTCGCCCTGACCGAGAGCAGCGACCCCACAGGGGCGATCCTCCGCACCACCCCGACCGCATGGGCAGCCCTGATCCGGAGCGTCAAGGAAGTCCAGCCCCGTGGATGA
- a CDS encoding DUF397 domain-containing protein: protein MDDVPAGLMWTRAAPEGAEGPGPWIEIAFGPGDLVLLRETSDPDTVVTTTTQKWDAFTRGVMAGEFDRFAEPDGGQPDRGQGNGGQPDHGQPDHA from the coding sequence GTGGATGACGTTCCGGCCGGCCTCATGTGGACCAGGGCCGCCCCTGAGGGCGCCGAAGGCCCCGGGCCCTGGATCGAGATCGCCTTCGGCCCCGGTGACCTCGTCCTCCTCCGCGAGACCAGCGATCCCGACACCGTCGTCACCACCACCACACAGAAGTGGGACGCGTTCACCAGGGGGGTCATGGCCGGCGAATTCGACCGCTTCGCCGAGCCGGACGGTGGACAGCCCGACCGTGGGCAGGGCAACGGTGGACAGCCCGATCACGGACAGCCCGATCATGCCTGA
- a CDS encoding aldo/keto reductase — protein MMTSSVGMVNASASGTWKLGDLEVNRLGFGSMRLAQNGPAFGRGDSSERGRAVAVLRRAVELGVNHIDTAAFYFSPLRSANELINSALAPYTDDLVITTKVGPGRDPSGEWLWADPEQLRGQVEENLRQLGRDHLDVVNLRIARSHTSRSVADHFGALADLRDAGLIRHLGISNTSPEQLAEAQDIAPVVCVQNMYGIDSPPEHHAFLRACGDQGIAFVPYWAIAGAGRETGASHTDDEKLLTVARAHDATPAQVRLAWTLHQGPHVLAIPGTGNPDHLAENVAAGALRFSDAELALLTS, from the coding sequence ATGATGACTTCATCCGTGGGAATGGTCAACGCATCGGCATCCGGCACCTGGAAGCTCGGTGACCTGGAAGTCAACCGGCTCGGGTTCGGCTCGATGCGCCTGGCGCAGAACGGTCCGGCGTTCGGAAGGGGCGACTCCAGCGAACGGGGCCGGGCCGTCGCCGTCCTGCGGCGAGCGGTCGAGCTCGGCGTGAACCACATCGACACAGCCGCGTTCTACTTCTCACCCCTGCGATCCGCCAACGAGCTCATCAACAGCGCGCTGGCCCCCTACACCGACGACCTGGTCATCACCACCAAGGTCGGCCCCGGCCGGGACCCTTCCGGCGAGTGGCTCTGGGCCGATCCGGAGCAGCTGCGCGGGCAGGTCGAGGAGAACCTGCGCCAGCTGGGCCGCGATCACCTCGACGTGGTGAACCTGCGCATCGCGCGGAGCCACACGTCCCGGTCCGTCGCCGACCACTTCGGCGCACTGGCCGACCTGCGCGACGCCGGACTGATCCGTCACCTCGGCATCTCCAACACCTCGCCGGAACAGCTCGCCGAGGCCCAGGACATCGCCCCCGTGGTCTGCGTACAGAACATGTACGGCATCGACTCCCCGCCCGAGCACCACGCGTTCCTGCGCGCCTGCGGCGACCAGGGGATCGCCTTCGTCCCTTACTGGGCCATCGCCGGCGCCGGGCGTGAGACCGGCGCGAGCCATACCGACGACGAGAAGCTGCTCACCGTGGCACGCGCCCACGACGCGACGCCCGCGCAGGTGCGGCTGGCGTGGACGCTGCACCAGGGACCGCACGTGCTGGCCATCCCCGGCACCGGCAACCCCGACCACCTGGCCGAGAACGTGGCGGCGGGCGCCCTGCGGTTCAGTGACGCCGAGTTGGCGCTGCTCACGTCATGA